A genomic segment from Candidatus Hydrogenedentota bacterium encodes:
- a CDS encoding aldehyde dehydrogenase family protein has protein sequence MSTAEIIVTNPYTGAEAFRIPALSAGEIDAVVSRARAAFSAWRHTAVADRVALCQGMIDWFEANADAVARDITVQMGKPLGQARGEVNGTIERARHMMSIAEETLADDLLPEKEGFQRYIRHEPLGVVLDIAAWNYPLLIAVNVVVPGILAGNAVIIKHSSKTPKCGEAFAEAFRTAGAPEGLVQAVAADHAVTERLIQHPGVDHVSFTGSVSGGREVNRSAADRFIGVGLELGGKDPAYVCADANFDWAVANCVDGAFYNAGQSCCAIERIYVEAPVYDRFVESYAAAVRAYVVGDPMAEGTTIGPLASKGAPAFLTQQVTEAVAAGGRLVVDPAEFRLPETGYFAAPAVVADAPQDSGLMQEESFGPVIGILKVSGDEEAIRHMNDSAYGLTASIWTADVARAIRIGEQIETGTFYMNRCDYLDPALPWCGVKDTGRGATLSKYGLLGLTRLKSMHLRTTIPS, from the coding sequence ATGAGCACCGCTGAAATCATCGTCACCAATCCGTACACCGGCGCCGAAGCCTTCCGTATCCCGGCGCTTTCCGCCGGCGAAATCGACGCTGTCGTATCCCGCGCGCGCGCCGCGTTCTCCGCCTGGCGCCACACCGCGGTGGCCGATCGCGTGGCCCTCTGCCAGGGTATGATCGACTGGTTCGAAGCCAACGCCGATGCCGTCGCGCGCGATATCACCGTCCAGATGGGCAAGCCCCTCGGCCAGGCCCGCGGCGAAGTCAATGGCACCATCGAGCGCGCCCGCCACATGATGAGCATCGCCGAGGAGACCCTCGCCGACGATCTCCTCCCCGAAAAGGAAGGCTTCCAGCGCTACATCCGCCACGAGCCCCTCGGCGTCGTCCTCGATATCGCCGCCTGGAACTACCCCCTCCTTATTGCGGTCAACGTCGTCGTACCCGGCATCCTCGCCGGCAACGCCGTCATCATCAAGCACTCCAGCAAGACCCCGAAATGCGGCGAGGCCTTCGCCGAGGCCTTCCGCACCGCCGGCGCCCCCGAGGGCCTCGTTCAGGCCGTCGCCGCCGACCACGCGGTGACCGAGCGCCTCATCCAGCACCCCGGCGTGGACCACGTCTCCTTCACCGGCTCCGTTTCGGGCGGGCGCGAAGTCAACCGCAGCGCCGCCGACCGGTTTATCGGCGTGGGCCTCGAACTCGGCGGCAAGGACCCCGCCTACGTCTGCGCCGACGCCAATTTCGACTGGGCGGTCGCCAACTGCGTCGACGGCGCCTTTTACAATGCCGGCCAGTCCTGCTGCGCCATTGAACGCATTTACGTCGAAGCCCCCGTTTACGATCGCTTCGTCGAATCCTACGCCGCCGCCGTCCGCGCCTACGTCGTGGGCGATCCCATGGCCGAGGGCACGACCATCGGCCCCCTCGCCTCGAAGGGCGCTCCGGCCTTCCTCACACAGCAGGTGACCGAGGCCGTCGCCGCGGGCGGACGTCTCGTGGTCGACCCCGCCGAGTTCAGGCTGCCCGAAACCGGCTATTTCGCCGCCCCCGCCGTCGTCGCGGACGCCCCGCAGGACTCCGGGCTCATGCAGGAAGAGAGTTTCGGCCCCGTCATCGGCATCCTCAAGGTTTCCGGCGACGAAGAGGCCATCCGCCACATGAACGACAGCGCCTACGGCCTCACGGCGTCCATCTGGACCGCCGATGTCGCCCGCGCCATTCGCATCGGCGAGCAAATCGAAACCGGCACCTTCTACATGAACCGTTGCGATTATCTCGACCCCGCGCTCCCCTGGTGCGGCGTGAAGGACACCGGCCGCGGCGCCACCCTCTCCAAATACGGCCTGCTCGGCCTCACCCGCCTCAAGAGCATGCACCTGCGAACGACGATACCGAGCTGA
- a CDS encoding divalent metal cation transporter yields MSEERRWYHRVGPGLITAAVVLGPGSIVSSSTAGAKAGYGLVWMLVLSGIVMATFTSMGARIGCALDESFLQHLAKRWGRPIAAITGFSAFFVAAGFQFGNNLGVAVAMQGLAPGIPGWIWPVVFTGLSIVFMMMAHNLYHLLELIMRFFVGMMLAAFAGNLFFTGISPVGLAKGLVPGSFGAGELLIATSLLGTTFSAVAAFYQSYLVQAKGWKKHNLFNAIQDAWIGIALLGLMGLVIMIGAAQSLYGQEGDFNNIGELASQLRNVLGNSAVLVFSFGLGAAAFSSFIANSLIGGTLLADGLGLDPRMEKRPVRICTIAALLIGCGVAIATLQTGAGGAQSVLIAQTSTIIASPLCALLLFYFANNAALMGDLRNRLWSNVIGAVGLAILLGLAGRTLFSVIPRIAALFGAAA; encoded by the coding sequence ATGAGCGAGGAACGCCGGTGGTATCACCGCGTGGGACCGGGGCTGATTACGGCGGCGGTGGTGCTGGGCCCGGGAAGCATTGTATCGTCGAGCACGGCCGGCGCGAAGGCGGGGTACGGCCTGGTCTGGATGCTCGTGCTTTCCGGAATTGTGATGGCCACGTTCACCTCCATGGGCGCCCGGATCGGCTGCGCGCTGGACGAATCGTTCCTGCAGCACCTGGCGAAGCGCTGGGGCCGCCCCATCGCGGCGATCACGGGGTTCTCCGCGTTTTTCGTCGCGGCGGGCTTCCAGTTCGGGAACAATCTCGGCGTGGCCGTGGCGATGCAGGGGCTGGCGCCCGGCATTCCCGGGTGGATCTGGCCGGTCGTGTTCACGGGCCTTTCCATCGTGTTCATGATGATGGCCCACAACCTCTACCACCTCCTCGAACTGATCATGCGCTTCTTCGTGGGCATGATGCTCGCCGCGTTCGCCGGGAACCTTTTTTTCACCGGCATCAGCCCGGTTGGCCTCGCGAAAGGGCTCGTCCCCGGCTCCTTCGGCGCCGGTGAACTCCTGATCGCCACCAGCCTCCTGGGAACCACCTTCTCCGCCGTGGCCGCGTTCTACCAGTCCTACCTCGTGCAGGCGAAGGGCTGGAAGAAGCACAACCTGTTCAACGCCATCCAGGACGCGTGGATCGGGATCGCGCTCCTCGGCCTGATGGGCCTGGTCATCATGATCGGCGCCGCACAGTCGCTCTACGGGCAGGAAGGCGACTTCAACAACATCGGCGAGCTGGCGAGCCAGCTCCGCAACGTGCTCGGCAACAGCGCCGTGCTCGTATTCAGCTTTGGGCTGGGCGCGGCGGCCTTCTCCTCCTTCATCGCCAACTCGCTCATCGGCGGCACCCTGCTGGCCGATGGACTCGGCCTCGACCCGCGCATGGAAAAGCGCCCCGTGCGCATCTGCACGATCGCCGCGCTGCTGATCGGGTGCGGCGTGGCCATCGCCACCCTCCAGACCGGCGCGGGCGGCGCACAGAGCGTGCTCATCGCCCAAACCTCGACCATCATCGCGTCGCCGCTGTGCGCGCTGCTCCTCTTCTACTTCGCAAACAACGCCGCGCTCATGGGCGACCTGCGCAACCGCCTCTGGAGCAACGTGATCGGCGCCGTCGGCCTGGCGATCCTGCTGGGACTCGCCGGGCGCACGCTCTTCAGCGTGATACCCAGAATTGCCGCCCTCTTTGGAGCGGCGGCCTAA